In Lolium rigidum isolate FL_2022 chromosome 3, APGP_CSIRO_Lrig_0.1, whole genome shotgun sequence, the genomic window TAACTGAATCTGGGATCTGCGGAATTTGATTAGCTGCCCTATTAACGGGTAAGGAGGGAGTACTTTGTATCTTTTGCATAGCTTTTGACGGTTATTATGCTATCTTGGCAGTAGGAATTGTTTTGTCGAGTTATTTATTTTCTTCACATCCATCAAAGAGATTGGGTGACATTGGTACACTCTGTTTCCCTCACTGTCAATAATTGTTTTTGTCACTGGTTCTATATAGAATCTTGGAAGAAATGCCCGCTTTGCACAAATATGGAAGAGTCGGAAAGGAGACAATAATGAGACTGATGAAACACTTAGAGAAATGTGCCATCTTTATGATGCTGTCCAAGTAGATTCTGATGGAGAGAAGCATTCAGCGGAACCAGAGTACGTTTCATTTTGGATAACTTATCACTTCTagtttctaaaataaaaaagAGATGAGCTATCTGGTTCCTTATGATGCTCTCTGCAGGATGACCTCTTTCGAAGAGAATGCAATTTTGTGCAACTTTCTTCCACTTATACGGGAGCACTTGCCATCAGCTGCTGAAGAAATCGAATCGGATATTATTTCGCTGGCACATTCAGAAGGTATGTAAACTTCTTTCCTTTGTTTGATAGCGAAGTCTAATAATTGTGAGCACTTTTTTTGTACTAATTTTGATGAGAATGTTGTTTTTTTGGTGAGCAGATTCAGATGTTTATGACATATATACTGTCAAGGAAGTGGATGATGCAGACATGGAGGAGACATCAGCAGCTTCATACCCACTGTAATTCTGGTTCAAACATGTTGCTATATTCAAAACTCTTTCGTTGGAATTCTGTCTGACCAGTCTTCCCACACTAGGTTACAAGTGGATGATGAGGATGGTGAATGTTACAATGATGATGAGTATCCATACGATACTGATGATTCAAATGGTAATTGTACAATCATTCTGCTCCAATAATTATTTGGTAAGATCTTTGTCATATGAATTACCTTAACTTTTCTGCTTTGAACATGCAGCCGAAGATAACCCACTCTACGATTATCCTGAAGAAGTAGAGTCGTCAGAGGATGAGGAAAACAGCGACATAGATGCCTCAGGTTCTGACTATGAGAATGAAGAGGTGGAaaaggacgatgatgacgacgatgagtagGTGGCAACATAAAGTTCAGTTCTGTGGTAATTTAGATGTAGGGGAAGGACAGAAACTGTTTGAACTGTGTGTAATGTTTGGTGTGGGATA contains:
- the LOC124699204 gene encoding RNA-directed DNA methylation 4-like isoform X3; this translates as MASAAVAASTSAAEAREKPVVVRVKRKPSQARPDAFWLEINERPMKKAMLDLSSLSISQPSSSTAQEEPRVKKLLVQHVETVHHSGAVEDVLHSLLQSDASAKEIKSKTKEWNERMKKDNKQDQLRSAARQRHENLGRNARFAQIWKSRKGDNNETDETLREMCHLYDAVQVDSDGEKHSAEPEMTSFEENAILCNFLPLIREHLPSAAEEIESDIISLAHSEDSDVYDIYTVKEVDDADMEETSAASYPLLQVDDEDGECYNDDEYPYDTDDSNAEDNPLYDYPEEVESSEDEENSDIDASGSDYENEEVEKDDDDDDE
- the LOC124699204 gene encoding RNA-directed DNA methylation 4-like isoform X1, with the protein product MASAAVAASTSAAEAREKPVVVRVKRKPSQARPDAFWLEINERPMKKAMLDLSSLSISQPSSSTAQVSEEPRVKKLLVQHVETVHHSGAVEDVLHSLLQSDASAKEIKSKTKEWNERMKKDNKQDQLRSAARQRHENLGRNARFAQIWKSRKGDNNETDETLREMCHLYDAVQVDSDGEKHSAEPEMTSFEENAILCNFLPLIREHLPSAAEEIESDIISLAHSEDSDVYDIYTVKEVDDADMEETSAASYPLLQVDDEDGECYNDDEYPYDTDDSNAEDNPLYDYPEEVESSEDEENSDIDASGSDYENEEVEKDDDDDDE
- the LOC124699204 gene encoding RNA-directed DNA methylation 4-like isoform X2 encodes the protein MASAAVAASTSAAEAREKPVVVRVKRKPSQARPDAFWLEINERPMKKAMLDLSSLSISQPSSSTAQVSEEPRVKKLLVQHVETVHHSGAVEDVLHSLLSDASAKEIKSKTKEWNERMKKDNKQDQLRSAARQRHENLGRNARFAQIWKSRKGDNNETDETLREMCHLYDAVQVDSDGEKHSAEPEMTSFEENAILCNFLPLIREHLPSAAEEIESDIISLAHSEDSDVYDIYTVKEVDDADMEETSAASYPLLQVDDEDGECYNDDEYPYDTDDSNAEDNPLYDYPEEVESSEDEENSDIDASGSDYENEEVEKDDDDDDE
- the LOC124699204 gene encoding RNA-directed DNA methylation 4-like isoform X4, translating into MASAAVAASTSAAEAREKPVVVRVKRKPSQARPDAFWLEINERPMKKAMLDLSSLSISQPSSSTAQEEPRVKKLLVQHVETVHHSGAVEDVLHSLLSDASAKEIKSKTKEWNERMKKDNKQDQLRSAARQRHENLGRNARFAQIWKSRKGDNNETDETLREMCHLYDAVQVDSDGEKHSAEPEMTSFEENAILCNFLPLIREHLPSAAEEIESDIISLAHSEDSDVYDIYTVKEVDDADMEETSAASYPLLQVDDEDGECYNDDEYPYDTDDSNAEDNPLYDYPEEVESSEDEENSDIDASGSDYENEEVEKDDDDDDE